The following proteins come from a genomic window of Polaribacter dokdonensis:
- a CDS encoding response regulator, translating to MFNYKGHKTSQRRINMIYTMCNVGMLSSLFFAAFSYFIDGYGISLFLIFLAAVYLFAASITKIKPTTARLIFITAFNLSVAIIASYFGKGASFELILMYAIGLSFILYSYRREKELVIAFSILPVILWITLFFTDFELFKNTSVNPDTIRNVIYPISILTTLALVSFQLGYYVYLTVGFNKGIHNKKQEAINASNAKTNFLSTMSHEIRTPLNAVIGLSHILGSNNPREDQKQNIEALNYSGKILLNLLNNVLDFSKMQSSTIELDHVPTDLTSALNQIKKIHETSCIQKEITMHLFIDDEIPIVWLDIVRYNQVINNLVTNAIKFTKNGSVTLRIKKEEINDTKVKILTEVIDTGIGIPKDKHDTIWEAFTQASTSTNRLYGGTGLGLPIVKNIVEAMGSTIHIDSEIGKGSRFHFEIISKIASTKDLEESNKVSSYSFDKNRILLVEDNQINIMVCKQILEKENLIVETALNGLEAVNMIKENSYDLVLMDIQMPIMDGYTAATEIRKFNKTTPILALSASVFMQVKDRIHKSGMNGFIFKPFDPEDLLNQIQQNINPT from the coding sequence ATGTTTAATTACAAAGGACATAAAACATCACAGAGAAGAATAAACATGATATATACCATGTGCAATGTTGGTATGTTATCCTCTTTATTTTTTGCTGCATTTTCATATTTTATAGATGGCTATGGTATTTCTTTGTTTTTAATTTTTTTAGCAGCTGTTTATTTATTTGCTGCAAGTATTACTAAAATTAAACCAACAACAGCTAGGCTTATCTTTATTACCGCCTTTAATTTAAGTGTGGCTATAATAGCTTCCTATTTTGGTAAAGGTGCTAGTTTCGAGTTAATTTTGATGTATGCAATTGGGCTATCATTTATACTATACAGTTATAGAAGAGAAAAAGAATTGGTAATTGCCTTCTCTATTCTACCAGTAATTCTTTGGATTACCTTATTCTTTACCGACTTTGAATTATTCAAAAATACCTCTGTAAATCCAGATACTATTAGAAATGTAATTTATCCAATTTCTATATTAACCACCTTAGCCTTAGTATCATTTCAGTTAGGTTATTATGTTTACTTAACAGTTGGTTTTAATAAAGGTATTCACAATAAAAAGCAAGAAGCTATAAACGCTTCAAATGCCAAAACTAATTTCTTAAGTACTATGAGTCATGAAATTAGAACACCTTTAAATGCTGTAATTGGACTGTCTCATATATTAGGAAGCAATAATCCAAGAGAAGATCAAAAGCAAAATATTGAGGCATTGAACTACTCAGGAAAAATACTATTAAACCTACTAAACAATGTTTTAGATTTTAGTAAAATGCAATCTTCAACAATAGAATTAGATCATGTACCAACTGATTTAACCTCTGCTTTAAATCAAATTAAAAAGATTCACGAAACAAGTTGTATTCAAAAAGAAATTACAATGCATCTTTTTATAGATGATGAAATACCTATTGTTTGGTTAGATATTGTAAGATACAATCAGGTAATTAATAACCTAGTAACAAACGCCATTAAGTTTACAAAAAATGGCTCTGTTACTCTTAGAATTAAAAAAGAAGAAATAAACGATACTAAAGTAAAAATTCTTACTGAAGTTATAGATACAGGTATTGGTATTCCAAAAGACAAACATGATACAATTTGGGAAGCATTTACGCAAGCATCTACAAGTACAAATCGTTTGTATGGAGGCACAGGTTTAGGTTTACCAATTGTAAAAAATATTGTTGAAGCTATGGGTTCTACTATTCATATTGATAGTGAAATTGGTAAAGGAAGTAGATTTCATTTCGAAATAATTTCTAAAATAGCGTCTACAAAAGATTTAGAAGAAAGCAATAAAGTAAGCTCTTATAGCTTTGATAAAAATAGAATTCTTTTGGTAGAAGACAATCAAATAAATATCATGGTTTGTAAACAAATTCTAGAAAAAGAAAATCTTATTGTAGAAACTGCATTAAATGGTTTAGAAGCTGTAAATATGATTAAAGAAAATTCCTATGATTTAGTATTAATGGATATTCAGATGCCAATAATGGATGGTTATACTGCAGCTACAGAAATTAGAAAATTTAACAAAACAACACCTATTTTAGCGCTTTCTGCCTCTGTGTTTATGCAGGTAAAAGATAGAATTCATAAAAGTGGAATGAATGGTTTTATCTTTAAACCATTTGATCCAGAAGACCTACTAAACCAAATACAACAAAATATAAATCCAACTTAA
- the egtB gene encoding ergothioneine biosynthesis protein EgtB yields MINIIKNYKSVRNHTEYLCSFLELEDFTPQSAAFASPPKWHIAHTTWFFEQMILLKYDKNYTVYNKEFSYLFNSYYNTIGKRIARHERGLLTRPSVKEVLDYRKYVDEKMLSLLSKEIKEVNTLTILGLNHEQQHQELLLTDLKYTFSKNPLYPVYKNENYVNDTNSHEGWLEIKEGIYEIGHNSDTFCFDNELGKHRVFLEPFKISKSLVTNKEYLEFVKDNGYKNSKYWLDDGWHWLQENKISKPLYWEHINDVWYQYTLSGLIKLDDNAIACHLSFYEASAFAFWKGMRLPTEFEWETAANNLNWGQRWEWTNSAYLPYPNFKISDGAVGEYNGKFMINTMVLRGASSATSKNHSRTTYRNFFAPNTQWQFTGIRLAK; encoded by the coding sequence ATGATAAATATTATTAAGAATTATAAGAGTGTTCGAAATCACACAGAATACCTCTGTAGCTTTTTAGAATTAGAAGATTTTACACCTCAATCTGCAGCATTTGCAAGCCCTCCAAAATGGCATATAGCTCATACTACTTGGTTTTTTGAACAAATGATTTTATTGAAGTATGATAAAAATTATACTGTATATAATAAAGAGTTCTCCTATTTATTTAATAGCTATTACAATACAATAGGTAAAAGAATTGCAAGACATGAAAGAGGTTTACTCACAAGACCATCCGTTAAAGAAGTTTTGGATTACAGAAAGTATGTAGATGAAAAAATGCTAAGTTTACTGAGTAAAGAAATTAAAGAGGTCAATACACTTACAATACTAGGTTTAAATCACGAGCAACAGCATCAGGAATTATTGTTAACCGATTTAAAATATACATTTTCTAAAAATCCATTATACCCAGTTTACAAAAATGAAAATTATGTAAATGACACAAATTCTCATGAAGGTTGGCTAGAAATAAAAGAAGGAATTTATGAAATTGGTCATAATTCTGATACCTTTTGTTTTGATAATGAATTAGGCAAACATCGCGTTTTTTTAGAACCTTTTAAAATCTCTAAAAGTCTAGTAACCAATAAAGAATACTTAGAATTCGTAAAAGATAATGGTTATAAAAACTCAAAATATTGGTTAGATGATGGCTGGCATTGGTTGCAAGAAAATAAAATTAGTAAACCTTTATATTGGGAACATATAAATGATGTTTGGTATCAATATACGTTATCTGGTTTGATAAAACTAGATGACAATGCAATTGCTTGTCACCTATCATTTTATGAAGCATCAGCATTTGCTTTTTGGAAAGGAATGCGTTTACCTACAGAATTTGAGTGGGAAACAGCTGCTAATAATTTAAATTGGGGACAAAGATGGGAATGGACGAATTCTGCCTATTTGCCTTACCCAAATTTTAAAATAAGTGATGGAGCTGTTGGAGAATACAATGGAAAATTTATGATAAACACCATGGTTTTAAGAGGTGCTTCTAGTGCAACCTCAAAAAATCATAGTAGAACTACCTACAGAAACTTTTTTGCCCCAAATACTCAGTGGCAATTTACAGGAATAAGATTGGCTAAATAA
- a CDS encoding L-histidine N(alpha)-methyltransferase produces the protein MKEKFKKDVNEGLSKTSKALPSKYFYDAIGDQIFVKIMHMPEYYLTRAEHEIFKNKTNEIITSLNINKDIKFDIIELGAGDGIKTKLLLRDLVEKEYQFKYLPIDISKDALNNLKTSLNKEIKTLEVETKQGDYFNVLDDLKSHKNKKIILFLGSNIGNMSDDEAKQFLEKLGNAMHKEDIILLGADLIKNKDIVLPAYSDESGVTKSFNLNLLTRINKELEANFDVDKFNHLATYTESEGIARSFLVSKERQEVEIKSLQKSFLFDKDEKIHTEDSRKYNNEIIEGLLANTSLKISGKLSDSNKYFADYILTKK, from the coding sequence ATGAAAGAGAAATTTAAAAAAGATGTAAACGAAGGCTTGAGCAAGACATCTAAAGCATTACCTTCTAAATATTTTTACGATGCAATTGGAGATCAAATTTTCGTAAAAATTATGCACATGCCAGAATATTATTTAACAAGAGCTGAGCACGAAATTTTTAAAAATAAAACAAATGAAATCATTACATCTTTAAACATAAATAAAGATATTAAATTTGATATTATCGAACTTGGTGCAGGAGATGGAATTAAAACCAAATTACTTTTAAGAGATTTAGTAGAAAAAGAATATCAATTTAAATATTTACCTATAGACATCTCTAAAGATGCCTTAAACAACTTAAAAACTAGTCTAAATAAAGAAATTAAAACTTTGGAAGTAGAAACCAAGCAAGGTGATTACTTTAATGTTTTAGATGATTTAAAATCGCATAAAAACAAAAAAATTATTCTATTTCTTGGCTCTAATATAGGAAACATGTCTGATGATGAAGCCAAACAGTTTCTTGAAAAATTAGGAAATGCTATGCATAAAGAGGACATAATTCTTTTAGGTGCAGATTTAATCAAAAATAAAGACATTGTACTACCTGCTTATAGTGATGAATCTGGAGTTACAAAAAGCTTCAATTTGAATTTATTAACACGTATCAATAAAGAATTAGAAGCCAATTTTGATGTAGATAAGTTTAATCATTTAGCAACTTATACAGAAAGTGAAGGCATAGCCAGAAGTTTTTTGGTGAGTAAAGAAAGACAAGAGGTAGAGATTAAAAGTTTACAGAAAAGCTTTCTGTTTGATAAGGATGAAAAAATTCATACAGAAGATTCAAGAAAATATAATAATGAGATTATAGAAGGTTTATTGGCAAATACTTCCTTAAAAATTTCAGGTAAACTTAGTGATAGCAATAAATATTTTGCTGATTATATTTTAACTAAGAAATAA
- a CDS encoding aspartate/glutamate racemase family protein: protein MNTVVGILGLGVRSTNFYSNQLHQKMHNYYGDYHTFPFLNYQIDFNRLNPYLPNNFEKLIPNVNIILKEIEKFKVQHWLVPNITLHETLDKVNHNVSLLHPIELAIKNCIENKITSVVILGTNYTMQSEYLSFNFKNAKIEVKSISNDDKELVNNLRIKIYNSEESSLDMKNYKNLISKYSLDSHIIIACTELSLLTSNLKNKKILDLAQLQINEAFNTFLKTK, encoded by the coding sequence ATGAATACAGTAGTTGGTATTTTGGGTTTAGGAGTTCGTTCTACAAACTTCTATTCAAATCAATTACATCAAAAGATGCATAATTATTATGGTGATTATCACACCTTTCCTTTTTTAAATTATCAAATTGATTTTAATCGATTAAATCCATATTTGCCAAATAATTTCGAAAAGCTAATACCTAATGTAAACATAATTTTAAAAGAAATTGAGAAATTTAAAGTTCAGCATTGGCTTGTTCCAAACATTACTTTACATGAAACTTTAGATAAAGTAAATCATAATGTATCACTACTTCATCCTATAGAACTAGCAATCAAAAACTGTATTGAAAATAAAATTACCTCAGTTGTAATTTTAGGAACCAATTACACTATGCAATCTGAATATTTATCTTTTAATTTTAAAAATGCGAAAATAGAAGTTAAAAGCATTTCAAATGATGATAAAGAGTTAGTAAATAACCTAAGAATTAAAATTTACAATTCTGAAGAGTCTAGTTTGGATATGAAAAACTACAAGAATTTAATTTCGAAATATTCTTTAGATTCTCATATAATAATAGCTTGCACAGAATTATCATTACTAACCAGCAATCTAAAAAATAAGAAGATATTAGATTTAGCTCAGTTGCAAATCAATGAAGCCTTTAATACCTTTCTAAAAACTAAATAA
- the leuB gene encoding 3-isopropylmalate dehydrogenase, translating to MKLNIALLAGDGIGPEVIDQAVKVSDAIAEKFNHEINWKPALTGAAAIDAVGEPYPDETHDICMASDAVLFGAIGHPRFDNDPSAKVRPEQGLLKMRKKLGLFANVRPTFTFPSLLDKSPLKRERIEGTDLVFLRELTGGIYFGEKGRRDEGETAFDNCVYTRAEVQRLAKKGFELAMTRDKKLCCVDKANVLETSRLWRETVQAMEKDYPEVEVSYEFVDAVAMRLVQWPNSYDVLITENLFGDILTDEASVISGSMGLMPSASLGSDIGLFEPIHGSYPQATGLNIANPMATVLSAAMMFENFGLQEEGKAIRDAVNSALEQGIVTEDLSENGKSYGTSEVGDWLAKNI from the coding sequence ATGAAATTAAATATAGCCTTATTAGCAGGAGATGGAATAGGCCCTGAAGTTATAGATCAAGCAGTAAAAGTTTCTGATGCAATTGCAGAGAAATTTAATCATGAAATTAATTGGAAACCAGCATTAACAGGTGCAGCTGCTATTGATGCTGTTGGAGAACCTTATCCAGATGAAACTCATGATATTTGTATGGCTTCAGATGCTGTGTTGTTTGGTGCAATTGGGCATCCACGTTTTGATAATGATCCATCAGCAAAAGTACGTCCTGAGCAAGGTTTATTAAAAATGCGTAAAAAACTTGGCTTATTTGCCAATGTTAGGCCAACATTTACTTTTCCATCACTTTTAGATAAGTCACCTTTAAAAAGAGAAAGAATTGAAGGTACAGATTTAGTTTTTTTACGTGAATTAACAGGTGGAATATACTTTGGTGAAAAGGGTAGAAGAGATGAAGGTGAAACAGCCTTTGACAATTGTGTTTACACAAGAGCTGAAGTGCAAAGATTGGCTAAAAAAGGTTTTGAATTAGCCATGACTCGTGATAAAAAATTATGTTGTGTAGATAAAGCCAACGTTTTAGAAACATCTCGTTTATGGAGAGAAACTGTGCAAGCTATGGAAAAGGATTATCCAGAAGTTGAGGTCTCTTATGAGTTTGTAGATGCAGTTGCAATGAGACTTGTGCAATGGCCAAATAGTTATGATGTTTTAATTACCGAGAATTTATTTGGAGACATTTTAACAGATGAAGCTTCTGTAATTTCTGGTTCTATGGGTTTAATGCCAAGTGCATCTTTAGGTTCAGATATTGGTTTGTTTGAGCCAATTCATGGTTCTTATCCACAAGCAACTGGTTTAAATATTGCAAACCCTATGGCTACTGTTTTATCTGCAGCAATGATGTTCGAAAACTTTGGTCTTCAAGAAGAAGGTAAAGCAATTAGAGATGCTGTAAATAGTGCTTTAGAACAAGGGATTGTAACTGAAGATTTATCTGAAAATGGTAAATCTTATGGTACTTCTGAAGTTGGTGATTGGCTAGCAAAAAATATCTAA
- a CDS encoding alpha-isopropylmalate synthase regulatory domain-containing protein: MAVRNIEIMDTTLRDGEQTSGVSFSVSEKLTIAKLLLEELKVDRIEVASARVSKGELEAVQKITTWAASQNVLNKIEVLTFVDGGKSIDWMLESGAKVQNLLTKGSLNHLTHQLKKTPEQHFADIKATIDLAAKNGIQTNVYLEDWSNGMRNSKAYVFQYLDFIQTQNIERLLLPDTLGVLTPEETTNFIAEVHQKFPKLHIDFHGHNDYDLGVANVMNAIKAGAHGLHLTVNGMGERAGNAPIASAIAVINDFLSDEVSTNVNEKALNKVSKLVETFSGFRIPVNKPIVGANVFTQTAGIHADGDNKNNLYFNDLMPERFGRKRKYALGKTSGKANIQKNLQDLGLSLNDDELKKVTQRIIELGDKKEVVSQEDLPYIISDVLDSNTIEKRVVVENYVLGHARGLKPSTTLQLRVEGVLYEAHAQGDGQFDAFMNALKKLYKTHSKKDLPKLIDYAVRIPPGSNSDALCETIITWSRDKKEFVTHGLDSDQTVSAIKATEKMLNII; this comes from the coding sequence ATGGCTGTAAGAAATATTGAAATAATGGATACAACTCTAAGAGATGGAGAACAAACCTCTGGAGTATCTTTTTCAGTTTCAGAAAAGCTAACTATTGCCAAACTTTTACTAGAAGAGTTAAAGGTTGATAGAATAGAGGTTGCTTCAGCACGTGTTTCTAAAGGAGAGTTAGAAGCTGTTCAAAAAATTACAACTTGGGCTGCATCACAAAATGTTTTAAATAAAATAGAAGTATTAACTTTTGTTGATGGTGGAAAGTCTATAGATTGGATGCTAGAATCTGGAGCAAAAGTTCAGAATTTACTGACTAAAGGTTCTTTAAATCACTTAACTCATCAACTTAAAAAAACACCAGAACAACATTTTGCAGATATAAAAGCTACTATAGATTTAGCAGCCAAAAATGGTATACAAACTAATGTTTATTTAGAAGATTGGTCTAATGGAATGCGTAATTCTAAAGCATACGTTTTTCAATATTTAGATTTTATTCAAACTCAAAATATAGAAAGACTTCTTTTACCAGATACATTAGGCGTTTTAACACCAGAAGAAACCACTAATTTTATTGCAGAAGTTCATCAGAAATTTCCAAAACTACATATTGATTTTCATGGTCATAATGATTATGATTTGGGTGTTGCAAATGTTATGAATGCTATTAAAGCAGGTGCTCATGGTTTACATTTAACAGTAAATGGAATGGGTGAACGTGCAGGAAATGCACCAATAGCAAGTGCTATTGCAGTGATAAACGATTTTTTGAGTGATGAAGTCTCTACAAATGTTAACGAAAAAGCTTTAAACAAAGTAAGTAAGTTAGTAGAAACTTTTTCAGGCTTTAGAATTCCTGTAAATAAACCTATTGTTGGTGCAAATGTATTTACGCAAACAGCAGGTATTCATGCAGATGGAGATAATAAAAACAACCTTTATTTTAATGATTTAATGCCTGAACGTTTTGGTAGAAAACGTAAATATGCATTAGGTAAAACATCAGGAAAAGCAAACATTCAAAAGAATCTACAAGATTTAGGATTAAGTTTAAATGATGATGAGCTAAAAAAAGTTACACAAAGAATTATAGAATTAGGAGACAAAAAGGAAGTGGTTTCTCAAGAAGATTTGCCTTATATAATTTCTGATGTTCTAGATTCTAACACTATAGAAAAAAGAGTAGTTGTAGAAAATTATGTTTTAGGGCATGCAAGAGGTTTAAAACCATCTACAACTTTACAGTTAAGAGTAGAAGGTGTTTTGTATGAAGCACATGCTCAAGGAGATGGACAGTTTGATGCCTTTATGAACGCCTTAAAAAAACTATATAAAACTCATAGTAAAAAAGATTTACCAAAGTTGATTGATTACGCTGTTAGAATTCCTCCTGGAAGTAATTCTGATGCATTATGTGAAACAATTATTACTTGGAGCAGAGATAAAAAAGAATTTGTTACTCATGGTTTAGATTCAGATCAAACAGTATCTGCAATAAAAGCTACAGAGAAAATGTTGAATATTATTTAA
- the leuD gene encoding 3-isopropylmalate dehydratase small subunit: MAYDKFDVLTSTAYPLPIENVDTDQIIPARFLKATERVGFGDNFFRDWRYNQDGSPKADFPLNKEIYAGSKILVGGKNFGSGSSREHAAWSVYDFGLRCVISSFFADIFRNNCLNVGVLPVQVTGVFADKLFDAIMADPNTEIKVDLPNQTVTLVATGESEPFEINTYKKDNMLNGFDDIDYLKNIEDEISAFAETRPF; encoded by the coding sequence ATGGCTTACGATAAATTCGACGTTTTAACAAGCACAGCATATCCATTACCAATAGAAAATGTAGATACAGATCAAATAATTCCTGCTCGTTTTTTAAAGGCGACAGAAAGAGTTGGTTTTGGAGATAATTTTTTTAGAGACTGGAGGTACAATCAAGATGGATCACCAAAAGCAGATTTTCCTTTAAACAAAGAAATTTATGCAGGTTCTAAAATTTTAGTAGGTGGTAAAAACTTTGGTTCAGGTTCTTCTAGAGAGCATGCAGCTTGGTCTGTTTATGATTTTGGATTACGATGTGTAATCTCTTCTTTCTTTGCAGATATTTTTAGAAATAATTGTTTAAATGTTGGTGTTTTACCAGTGCAAGTTACAGGTGTTTTTGCAGATAAATTATTTGATGCAATAATGGCTGATCCTAACACAGAAATTAAGGTTGACTTACCAAATCAAACTGTTACTTTAGTGGCTACAGGTGAGTCAGAACCGTTTGAAATCAATACTTACAAGAAAGACAATATGTTAAATGGTTTTGACGATATCGATTATTTAAAAAATATCGAAGATGAAATCTCTGCTTTTGCAGAAACAAGACCATTTTAA
- the leuC gene encoding 3-isopropylmalate dehydratase large subunit, translating into MANTLFDKVWDAHVVRKVKDGPDVLFIDRHFIHEVTSPVAFLGLESRGNSVVYPEKTFATADHNTPTINQHLPVEDPLSANQLNALEENAKKYGISHWGLGDKNNGIVHVVGPENGITLPGATIVCGDSHTSTHGAFGAIAFGIGTSEVEMVLSTQCIMQPKPKSLRINVNGSLGVGVTPKDVALYIISKLSTSGATGYFVEYAGDVFKEMSMEGRMTVCNLSIEMGARGGMIAPDEKTYHYIKGRALAPKGEAWDKAMNYWQTLYTEDNAEFDAEVTFEASDIEPMITYGTNPGMGIGVTKSIPNADDTDSGAKSYKKSLAYMNFDEGDAMLGKEIDFVFLGSCTNGRIEDFRAFCSIVEGRKKADNVTAWLVPGSHKVVDQIKEEGLDKIIEEAGFVLREPGCSACLAMNDDKIPSGKLSVSTSNRNFEGRQGPGSRTLLASPLVAAASAVEGVVTDPRTILAASC; encoded by the coding sequence ATGGCAAATACATTATTTGATAAAGTTTGGGATGCACATGTTGTTCGTAAAGTAAAAGATGGTCCAGATGTTTTATTCATCGATCGTCATTTTATTCACGAAGTAACAAGTCCTGTTGCTTTTTTAGGATTAGAGAGCAGAGGAAACAGTGTTGTTTATCCAGAAAAAACTTTTGCAACAGCAGATCATAACACACCAACTATAAATCAACATTTACCAGTTGAAGACCCTTTATCTGCAAATCAGTTGAATGCTTTAGAAGAAAATGCAAAAAAATATGGCATTTCTCACTGGGGTTTAGGAGATAAAAATAACGGAATTGTACATGTTGTAGGTCCAGAAAACGGAATTACTTTACCAGGTGCAACTATAGTTTGTGGAGATTCTCATACATCTACACATGGAGCTTTTGGAGCCATTGCTTTTGGTATTGGAACAAGTGAGGTAGAAATGGTATTGTCTACACAATGTATTATGCAACCTAAGCCAAAAAGTTTACGAATTAATGTAAATGGAAGTTTAGGAGTTGGAGTTACACCTAAAGATGTGGCTTTATATATCATTTCTAAATTATCAACTTCTGGTGCTACAGGTTATTTTGTAGAATATGCAGGAGATGTTTTCAAAGAAATGTCGATGGAAGGTAGAATGACAGTTTGTAATCTTTCTATAGAAATGGGTGCAAGAGGAGGTATGATTGCTCCAGATGAAAAAACCTATCACTATATAAAAGGCAGAGCATTAGCACCAAAAGGTGAAGCTTGGGATAAAGCCATGAATTATTGGCAAACATTATATACAGAAGATAATGCAGAATTTGATGCAGAAGTAACTTTTGAAGCTTCAGATATTGAGCCAATGATTACTTATGGTACAAATCCAGGAATGGGAATTGGAGTAACTAAATCAATTCCAAATGCTGATGATACAGATAGTGGAGCAAAATCATACAAGAAATCTTTAGCCTACATGAATTTTGATGAAGGAGATGCAATGTTAGGTAAAGAAATTGATTTTGTATTCTTAGGTTCTTGTACAAATGGAAGAATAGAAGATTTTAGAGCTTTTTGTTCTATAGTTGAAGGGCGTAAAAAAGCAGATAATGTTACTGCTTGGTTAGTGCCAGGTTCACATAAAGTTGTAGATCAAATAAAAGAAGAAGGTTTAGATAAAATTATAGAAGAAGCTGGTTTTGTATTAAGAGAACCAGGTTGTTCTGCGTGTTTAGCTATGAATGATGATAAAATACCTTCAGGTAAATTATCAGTTTCAACTTCAAACAGAAACTTTGAAGGTAGACAAGGTCCTGGTTCTAGAACTTTATTAGCTTCTCCTTTAGTAGCAGCAGCATCTGCAGTAGAAGGTGTAGTTACAGACCCAAGAACAATTTTAGCTGCTAGCTGCTAG
- a CDS encoding tetratricopeptide repeat protein, which yields MKKYVYILSLIILFISCTSQKNSEEFINKTTGRYLFNANEVLEIYFENGEMHAKWRGNDDIKLLKVNDSAFYMQELNEKMLFVSKPEMHIKLAEKVEHDGQQYYFEKMNSGEKTANEYFKAKEYDKAKEAYLTIQKKDSSNFLIEEYKINRLGYQFIRKNENDKALELFKINVALYPKSSNVYNSLGEAYFLQKDTLNAIINFKKSLEINSENKNSKKFLEKLTKK from the coding sequence ATGAAAAAATACGTTTACATTTTAAGTTTAATCATTCTATTTATAAGTTGTACTTCTCAAAAAAATTCTGAAGAATTTATAAATAAAACAACAGGTAGGTATTTATTTAATGCAAATGAAGTCTTAGAAATATATTTTGAAAATGGAGAAATGCATGCAAAATGGAGAGGAAATGATGATATAAAACTATTAAAAGTAAATGATAGTGCATTTTACATGCAAGAACTAAATGAAAAAATGCTTTTTGTGAGTAAGCCAGAAATGCATATTAAATTGGCTGAAAAAGTAGAACATGATGGTCAGCAATATTATTTTGAAAAAATGAATTCTGGCGAGAAAACTGCTAATGAATATTTTAAAGCAAAAGAATATGATAAGGCAAAGGAAGCCTACTTAACAATTCAGAAAAAAGATTCTTCAAACTTTCTAATAGAAGAATATAAAATTAATAGATTAGGTTATCAATTCATAAGAAAAAATGAAAATGATAAGGCCCTAGAGCTTTTCAAAATTAATGTAGCTCTGTATCCTAAAAGTTCTAATGTGTATAATAGTTTAGGAGAAGCTTATTTTTTACAAAAAGATACTTTAAATGCTATTATAAACTTTAAAAAATCTTTAGAAATTAATTCTGAGAATAAAAACTCTAAAAAGTTTCTAGAAAAATTAACAAAGAAATAA
- a CDS encoding YfiT family bacillithiol transferase — MQIDSLRYPIGLVEIPENITQKNIENWISDIERFPQELEFLVKNLSDNQLDTVYRENGWTVRQVIHHCYDSHHNSYTRFKWALTEDSPVIKAYYEEKWAELEDSKSAPILLSIDALKALHSKWVYFLRGLSDIDLAKTFIHPSGNKETLLKENIGIYAWHCQHHYAHIEQLIQRKGWQ; from the coding sequence ATGCAAATAGATTCATTAAGATACCCTATTGGTTTGGTTGAAATACCAGAGAATATCACTCAAAAAAATATTGAAAATTGGATTTCTGATATTGAGCGTTTTCCTCAAGAATTAGAATTTTTGGTAAAAAATTTATCTGACAATCAATTAGATACTGTTTATAGAGAAAATGGTTGGACAGTAAGACAAGTAATTCATCATTGTTATGATAGTCACCATAATTCTTATACTCGCTTCAAATGGGCTTTAACAGAAGATAGTCCAGTTATAAAGGCGTATTATGAAGAAAAATGGGCAGAATTAGAAGACTCAAAATCTGCACCAATTTTACTTTCTATTGATGCTTTAAAGGCTTTGCATTCTAAATGGGTTTATTTTTTAAGAGGATTATCAGATATAGATTTAGCAAAAACTTTTATTCATCCTTCAGGAAATAAAGAAACATTATTAAAAGAAAATATTGGCATTTATGCTTGGCATTGTCAGCATCATTATGCGCATATAGAGCAATTAATACAAAGAAAAGGTTGGCAATGA